From a single Methylacidiphilum kamchatkense Kam1 genomic region:
- a CDS encoding NAD(P)H-quinone oxidoreductase yields the protein MIAWVIEKENGKRTLQMRELPSLKPGRAELKVDVYYAGINRADLLQLYGLYPQPGPPTSFEIPGLEFSGRICQIGEGVEGWKEGDPVFGLLIGGAFSTEVVVHERFLLPIYGRLSFVEAAAIPETFFTAWDGLEYRAQAKENETLLISAAGSGVGLSALALANLKNLKVFGMVRSPAKKEKLLKVGAVDVFTEGQTDLIDWSLTRTGGKGMDIIFDLVGGERFSQYLQIAAEKGRILSLGLLAGSKTEISLIHLLRKRLTLVGSTLRARPMEEKMFLTQEFRKKILPFFIEGRLKPIIDRIFLWDQLKEALQYLEENRHFGKILLKVKEEK from the coding sequence ATGATTGCTTGGGTTATTGAAAAAGAAAATGGGAAAAGAACGTTGCAGATGCGTGAACTGCCTTCACTTAAACCTGGAAGAGCCGAATTAAAAGTGGATGTTTATTATGCAGGCATCAATAGGGCCGATCTTCTTCAACTTTATGGGCTCTATCCTCAACCTGGACCCCCTACGTCTTTTGAGATTCCAGGATTAGAATTTTCTGGAAGGATTTGTCAGATTGGGGAAGGAGTAGAAGGTTGGAAAGAAGGAGATCCAGTGTTTGGTTTGCTTATTGGCGGTGCTTTTTCAACAGAGGTTGTTGTTCATGAAAGGTTCTTATTACCGATTTATGGAAGACTTTCTTTTGTGGAAGCGGCAGCTATACCCGAAACTTTTTTTACAGCTTGGGATGGGTTAGAATATCGGGCACAGGCTAAGGAGAACGAAACTCTTTTGATTTCTGCTGCTGGGAGTGGCGTTGGTCTTTCTGCATTAGCTCTGGCTAATCTAAAAAACCTTAAAGTCTTTGGGATGGTTAGATCGCCAGCTAAGAAAGAAAAGCTTCTCAAAGTTGGAGCCGTTGATGTGTTTACGGAAGGGCAAACAGATCTAATTGATTGGTCTTTGACTAGAACAGGGGGAAAGGGAATGGATATTATTTTCGATTTAGTAGGTGGTGAACGTTTTAGTCAATATCTTCAAATTGCAGCAGAAAAAGGAAGAATTCTTAGTCTTGGTCTGTTGGCAGGATCAAAAACAGAGATTTCTCTAATTCATCTCCTTCGAAAAAGATTAACGCTTGTTGGCTCGACCCTTCGAGCAAGGCCAATGGAAGAAAAAATGTTTTTAACCCAAGAGTTTCGAAAAAAGATACTTCCTTTTTTTATAGAAGGTCGGCTTAAGCCTATTATCGATCGCATTTTTCTGTGGGATCAATTGAAGGAAGCTTTGCAGTATTTGGAAGAAAATAGACATTTTGGAAAAATCTTACTTAAGGTTAAAGAAGAGAAATAA
- a CDS encoding NAD(P)H-hydrate dehydratase has translation MGWELALLFPFRNSNTHKGRYGRVLILGGSVGFTGAPVMAAQAAHRIGSGLVNVGVPQEVYPLVAAKAPSESMVFPYDDPKLFETVVSKATVVAMGPGFGLERKSEIFFKTLMSLDLPLVIDADCLTLLARNPDFFQLIRKWAVLTPHPGEMKRLLRMEFSPEERIQVASNFVKDKKITLVLKGVRTVVAQEGKDVFFNTTGNPGLSTGGSGDSLLGIIAGLIAQGLEPFDAACSGVWIHGKAADIAAEKRRTKEGLLPLDVVENIGAALEQMRMHLRLVLDQKSQWQEIQTAYSLYPR, from the coding sequence GTGGGATGGGAGCTAGCCTTATTATTCCCATTTAGAAATTCTAATACGCATAAAGGCCGTTATGGACGAGTGCTTATTCTTGGTGGTTCTGTTGGCTTTACGGGGGCTCCAGTGATGGCAGCGCAGGCGGCGCATCGTATAGGCTCAGGACTGGTCAATGTGGGAGTTCCTCAGGAAGTTTATCCGCTTGTGGCTGCAAAGGCCCCTTCTGAATCCATGGTATTTCCTTACGATGATCCTAAGTTATTTGAGACGGTAGTTTCTAAAGCAACGGTTGTTGCCATGGGCCCTGGATTTGGTTTGGAAAGAAAATCAGAAATATTTTTCAAAACGCTTATGTCATTGGATCTGCCCTTAGTCATTGATGCAGATTGTTTGACTTTGCTTGCACGCAATCCAGACTTCTTTCAGCTCATTAGAAAATGGGCTGTGCTCACCCCTCATCCAGGAGAAATGAAACGACTTCTAAGAATGGAATTTTCTCCTGAAGAAAGAATTCAAGTAGCAAGCAATTTTGTGAAAGATAAAAAGATAACTTTAGTTTTGAAAGGAGTCAGAACCGTAGTAGCTCAAGAAGGAAAAGATGTATTTTTCAATACAACTGGAAATCCTGGACTTTCTACGGGCGGATCTGGAGATAGCTTACTAGGGATTATTGCTGGACTGATTGCTCAAGGCTTGGAACCCTTTGATGCTGCTTGTAGTGGAGTATGGATTCATGGAAAGGCTGCTGACATAGCAGCGGAAAAAAGAAGAACAAAAGAGGGATTACTTCCTTTAGATGTGGTAGAGAATATAGGGGCGGCTTTAGAACAAATGCGGATGCATTTACGGTTAGTTCTAGACCAAAAAAGCCAGTGGCAAGAAATTCAAACTGCCTATTCTCTGTATCCCCGTTAA
- a CDS encoding diflavin oxidoreductase → MTDTKTEQGKSNIISRNNPYLASIRENILLTKEGSEKETRHIVIDIKGSGITYQVGDSLGIFPSNPPYIVEKILQLQSLDPEEPVNYQNTKITLREFLSKQVVLTRVTKKFLQLLSQKISSASQRKRLEEILEQEKELEAYLWGKDYLDFFEEYPEVSFSSNELVASLGRMVPRLYSIASSPLMFPDEVHLTVAVIRFKLAGRMRYGNATGFLSRFAKIGIKEIPVYNQPAKHFHLPEDPSADIIMIGPGTGIAPFRAFLQHRMMAGHRGKNWLFFGEQHQSTDFLYKEELLDWLKKGVLTKLDTAFSRDQSYKIYVQHRMKESAAELWNWIQNGAYLYVCGDAKHMAKDVHQSLIDIARDTGGMSQEAAQHYVNVVLSKEQKRYRKDVY, encoded by the coding sequence ATGACGGACACAAAAACAGAACAAGGAAAAAGTAATATTATTAGTAGAAATAACCCTTATTTAGCTTCGATTAGAGAAAATATTTTACTGACGAAAGAAGGCTCTGAAAAAGAGACCAGACATATCGTCATCGATATTAAAGGTAGTGGGATAACTTATCAAGTGGGAGATTCTCTTGGAATTTTCCCATCCAATCCTCCTTATATTGTCGAGAAGATTCTCCAGCTTCAGTCTCTTGATCCTGAAGAACCAGTGAACTACCAAAATACCAAGATTACGCTTAGAGAGTTTCTTTCCAAGCAGGTTGTGCTGACTCGGGTTACAAAAAAATTCCTCCAGCTACTGAGCCAAAAGATATCTTCTGCTTCCCAAAGAAAAAGATTAGAAGAAATTTTGGAGCAGGAAAAGGAACTAGAAGCCTATCTCTGGGGAAAAGATTACCTAGACTTCTTTGAAGAATATCCAGAAGTTTCTTTTAGCTCTAATGAACTAGTTGCTTCTTTGGGCCGAATGGTCCCTCGACTCTATTCGATAGCTTCCTCTCCTCTAATGTTTCCAGATGAAGTGCACCTGACTGTTGCTGTTATCCGCTTCAAACTTGCAGGAAGGATGAGATATGGAAATGCTACCGGATTTTTGAGTAGATTTGCAAAAATAGGGATAAAAGAAATTCCTGTGTATAATCAACCGGCAAAGCATTTTCATCTTCCCGAAGATCCTTCAGCTGACATCATTATGATTGGGCCAGGTACAGGTATTGCTCCCTTTCGAGCGTTTCTCCAACACCGAATGATGGCAGGACATCGGGGAAAAAATTGGCTATTCTTTGGAGAGCAACATCAAAGCACTGATTTTCTCTATAAAGAGGAACTTCTCGACTGGTTGAAAAAAGGAGTATTAACAAAGTTAGATACGGCTTTTTCTAGAGATCAATCTTATAAAATTTACGTCCAGCATAGAATGAAGGAATCCGCCGCTGAACTTTGGAACTGGATACAGAATGGAGCCTACCTATATGTTTGCGGTGATGCAAAGCATATGGCAAAAGATGTGCATCAAAGTCTCATTGATATAGCTAGAGATACAGGAGGGATGTCACAGGAAGCCGCACAACATTATGTCAATGTAGTTCTTTCAAAGGAACAAAAAAGGTATCGCAAGGATGTTTATTGA
- a CDS encoding type I phosphomannose isomerase catalytic subunit, whose product MGIFQFHPIYKKKIWGGGLLNKFVAGRDLESFQLIGESWQLVDRDEEISVLKSPYYSMRNLHDLWVNQKEEIFGRNAPPTTRFPLIVKILDCRLPTSIQVHPGEKIATKYGWEKKTEFWFFLTTLPGSSIYLGFKQAISPNLLKELIGKKAIIQYLNRIPTFNSHGILVLSGQIHAVGEGNLILEIQDNSDTTFRIYDWERPNENGSLRQLHYWESVLSVSLEPNNPKLLSPEEISVEQNYFAIKRIELEAGQFYAYHMDGASFLYLFFCGGRVIVGDILYEKGQGIFVSANHGKLQVVGVDTKNEFISVSFPPEERQNPFV is encoded by the coding sequence ATGGGTATTTTTCAATTTCACCCTATATACAAAAAAAAAATATGGGGAGGAGGATTGCTCAACAAATTTGTAGCTGGAAGGGACTTGGAGTCCTTCCAACTTATTGGCGAAAGTTGGCAGTTAGTTGATAGGGATGAAGAAATTAGTGTTCTCAAAAGCCCTTATTACTCAATGCGTAATCTTCATGATTTGTGGGTGAACCAAAAAGAAGAGATTTTTGGAAGGAATGCTCCACCCACGACACGTTTTCCTTTGATCGTTAAGATATTGGATTGTCGATTGCCAACAAGCATTCAAGTACATCCTGGGGAAAAAATAGCCACTAAATATGGGTGGGAGAAAAAAACTGAATTTTGGTTTTTCCTAACTACGCTTCCTGGCTCTTCCATATATCTTGGGTTCAAACAGGCCATCTCACCAAATCTACTAAAAGAACTTATCGGGAAAAAAGCTATTATTCAGTACTTAAATCGTATTCCCACCTTTAATTCTCATGGAATATTAGTACTCTCTGGTCAGATCCATGCGGTTGGAGAAGGAAACCTTATTTTAGAAATCCAGGATAATTCAGATACAACTTTTCGGATTTACGACTGGGAAAGACCAAATGAGAATGGCTCTTTGAGGCAACTCCATTATTGGGAATCTGTCCTTTCTGTCTCACTTGAACCCAATAACCCAAAACTTCTTAGCCCAGAAGAAATTTCTGTTGAGCAAAATTACTTTGCTATCAAAAGAATTGAACTTGAGGCTGGCCAGTTCTACGCTTACCACATGGATGGAGCCTCTTTTTTATATCTTTTTTTTTGTGGTGGTAGAGTTATTGTCGGTGATATCCTTTATGAGAAAGGTCAAGGTATCTTCGTTTCCGCCAACCATGGGAAACTGCAGGTGGTTGGGGTAGATACAAAAAATGAATTTATTTCCGTTTCCTTTCCACCGGAGGAAAGACAAAATCCTTTTGTTTGA
- a CDS encoding DUF72 domain-containing protein, whose product MEKIKYWVGTSGWNYLDWKGSFYPEDLPQSKWFEYYCSRFDAVEVNATFYRFFPKSTYENWAKRAPTNFRFVLKVPRLISHVRLLNNVNDLILRFCNDSGVLEEKIGLYLLQLSPKFPIEPERLRIAIEAFPDPKKVAVEFRTKADIASLVAILKAKQAVYCVADSPLLKMQPELTSSIGYLRLHGRKQWFSYLYNHEEIQEIVRIAKKLVNKGAKEVYIFFNNSTMGWAADNALAVKKALGEL is encoded by the coding sequence ATGGAAAAAATAAAATATTGGGTGGGGACTTCCGGATGGAACTATTTGGATTGGAAAGGATCTTTTTATCCTGAGGATTTGCCACAATCAAAATGGTTTGAATATTATTGTTCTCGGTTTGATGCCGTTGAAGTCAATGCCACTTTCTATAGATTTTTTCCAAAATCTACCTATGAAAATTGGGCAAAAAGGGCTCCAACCAATTTCCGTTTTGTTTTGAAGGTTCCTAGGCTTATTAGTCATGTCCGGCTTCTTAATAATGTCAATGATCTGATTTTGCGGTTTTGCAATGATTCTGGAGTATTAGAGGAAAAAATCGGTTTGTATTTGCTTCAACTTTCTCCTAAGTTTCCTATTGAACCAGAACGGCTTCGGATTGCCATAGAGGCATTTCCTGATCCAAAGAAAGTGGCTGTAGAATTTAGAACCAAAGCAGACATTGCATCTCTTGTAGCAATTTTGAAGGCAAAACAAGCGGTCTATTGTGTTGCCGATTCTCCTCTTTTGAAAATGCAGCCCGAACTAACTTCATCGATCGGCTACTTGCGATTACATGGGCGCAAACAATGGTTTTCCTATCTCTATAACCATGAAGAAATCCAAGAAATAGTGAGGATAGCTAAAAAGCTCGTCAACAAAGGAGCCAAAGAAGTCTATATCTTTTTTAACAATTCGACCATGGGTTGGGCGGCAGACAATGCTCTTGCTGTTAAAAAAGCCCTAGGAGAACTTTAA
- a CDS encoding phosphoribosyltransferase → MPYRIFQDRKEAGRLLAEELLEYGGKSDVVILALPRGGVEVGFAMSNILKLPLDIFVVRKIGVPWQEELAMGAIASGGIQVLNQSVINSLNIDEETIREVTARELLELHRRENLYRKDLPALSLTNKTIILVDDGIATGSTMRAAVAAIRKLAPKELIVAVPVAPPYVYEEMKKIADRVVVLMTPEEFYGVGQWYENFNQLSDWEVCAMLRESRKETPGKGHEVLTN, encoded by the coding sequence ATGCCTTATAGAATTTTTCAAGATAGAAAAGAAGCTGGTAGGCTTTTGGCCGAAGAACTTCTCGAGTATGGTGGCAAATCGGATGTGGTTATTCTAGCTTTACCGCGAGGAGGAGTAGAAGTAGGGTTTGCTATGTCAAACATCTTGAAGCTTCCATTGGATATCTTTGTTGTCAGAAAAATAGGAGTTCCATGGCAAGAGGAACTGGCAATGGGAGCAATTGCTTCTGGTGGGATACAGGTTTTAAATCAATCCGTAATAAATTCTTTGAACATAGATGAAGAAACGATTAGAGAAGTCACCGCTCGGGAACTGCTAGAATTGCATAGACGAGAAAATCTTTATCGGAAGGATCTCCCTGCACTTTCTTTGACTAATAAGACTATCATTTTAGTGGATGATGGTATTGCCACCGGTTCGACGATGAGAGCCGCTGTTGCAGCAATAAGAAAGTTAGCGCCTAAAGAATTGATAGTAGCCGTACCAGTGGCTCCTCCTTATGTATATGAAGAAATGAAGAAAATAGCCGATAGGGTCGTTGTGTTAATGACTCCAGAAGAATTTTATGGGGTGGGCCAATGGTATGAAAATTTTAATCAATTATCTGATTGGGAAGTTTGCGCAATGCTTAGGGAGTCGCGCAAGGAAACTCCTGGAAAGGGGCATGAAGTTTTGACTAATTGA
- the uvrB gene encoding excinuclease ABC subunit UvrB, whose amino-acid sequence MLAEALNKKFRVVSPFEPCGDQGRAIEELAAGIEAGKKHQVLLGVTGSGKTFTIAKCIEKVQRPTLIICHNKTLAAQLYSEYKQFFPEAAVEYFVSYFDYYQPEAYIPSTDTYIEKDSSVNVEIERLRLSATNSLLTRRDVIVVASVSCIYGLGSPEDYESLCCQVEVGQNLSRNQFLAMLVEMLYERNDVELTRGKFRVRGDVVEICHVSPDKGLRIEFFADRIDRITEFELLTGRSVCRLQKELIFPASHFVTTSEKLRKAIQSIRQELDERIAELESRGKLLEAQRLRLRTENDLEMLEELGFCSGIENYSRHLSGRAPGSAPYTLLDFFPKDFLTVIDESHATIPQIQGMYEGDMSRKRTLVEHGFRLPSALDNRPLSFTEFEQKIGQVIYVSATPGEYELRKTKGKVVEQIIRPTGLLDPEVEVRPLEGQIDDVIKESYNRIKDGQRVLVLTLTKQTAEDLADYLRDLGFKVRYLHSELDAIERVEILRGLRAGDFDVLVGINLLREGLDLPEVSLVCILDADKEGYLRSEKSLIQIAGRAARHENGKVILYADVMTQSIQKLISVTQYRRNKQLLYNQEHGITPRSVKAKELVSLHGLIRSEAKEPHLKEIEQSADYMEMIKELSAAMVEASARLEFEKAALYRDQIEELKRRLQNGKEDTANFPVVPSLKKQKKKTAKGSLKKT is encoded by the coding sequence ATGTTGGCAGAAGCTCTAAACAAAAAGTTCCGCGTGGTCTCACCATTTGAACCCTGTGGCGATCAAGGAAGAGCTATTGAAGAGTTGGCGGCTGGAATTGAGGCCGGGAAAAAACATCAGGTGCTCTTAGGTGTAACGGGCTCAGGCAAAACTTTTACAATAGCTAAGTGTATTGAAAAAGTCCAAAGACCTACCCTAATCATCTGTCATAATAAAACATTAGCTGCGCAGTTGTACAGCGAATACAAACAGTTTTTTCCTGAGGCTGCGGTTGAATATTTTGTTTCCTACTTTGATTATTATCAACCAGAAGCATATATTCCGAGCACTGATACCTACATAGAAAAAGACTCGAGTGTGAATGTAGAAATCGAAAGACTTCGGCTTTCTGCGACCAATTCTCTGCTGACTCGTCGTGACGTCATTGTTGTTGCCAGTGTTTCCTGCATTTATGGTTTGGGTTCTCCAGAAGACTACGAAAGCTTATGTTGCCAGGTTGAAGTTGGCCAGAATCTCTCAAGAAACCAGTTTCTAGCGATGCTTGTCGAGATGCTCTACGAAAGAAACGATGTAGAGTTAACCCGAGGGAAGTTTCGTGTCAGAGGTGATGTTGTCGAAATCTGCCATGTCTCTCCAGATAAGGGACTGAGAATCGAATTTTTTGCAGATCGAATCGATCGTATTACCGAATTCGAATTGCTTACAGGTCGAAGTGTATGCCGGCTCCAAAAGGAGTTAATCTTTCCAGCAAGTCACTTTGTGACGACCTCTGAGAAATTAAGAAAAGCGATCCAATCGATCCGACAGGAACTCGATGAGCGCATCGCGGAGTTGGAGTCTAGAGGGAAATTGCTTGAAGCGCAGCGACTGAGACTAAGAACGGAAAACGATCTAGAAATGCTTGAAGAACTTGGTTTTTGTAGCGGCATAGAAAATTACAGTAGACATTTAAGCGGGCGAGCTCCAGGTTCTGCTCCATACACTTTACTCGATTTTTTCCCTAAGGACTTTTTGACTGTCATAGACGAAAGTCATGCCACAATCCCTCAAATTCAGGGGATGTATGAAGGGGATATGTCAAGGAAGAGAACGCTTGTTGAACACGGCTTTAGATTGCCTTCTGCTTTAGACAACAGACCGCTATCTTTCACAGAATTTGAGCAAAAAATAGGTCAAGTGATTTATGTTTCAGCTACTCCTGGGGAGTATGAATTAAGAAAAACCAAAGGCAAAGTCGTTGAACAGATCATCAGACCTACTGGATTGTTAGATCCCGAAGTGGAAGTTCGTCCCCTTGAGGGGCAAATAGATGACGTTATCAAAGAAAGTTATAATCGAATAAAGGATGGACAAAGGGTTCTTGTATTAACATTAACTAAGCAAACAGCGGAGGATTTAGCCGACTATCTAAGGGATCTTGGCTTTAAAGTTCGTTACCTTCATTCTGAACTTGATGCCATAGAACGAGTTGAAATATTACGTGGTCTAAGAGCTGGAGATTTCGATGTGTTGGTTGGAATAAATCTCTTAAGAGAAGGGCTCGATTTGCCGGAAGTCTCTCTTGTGTGCATTCTAGATGCGGATAAGGAAGGGTATTTAAGGTCAGAGAAATCCTTAATTCAGATTGCTGGAAGAGCCGCCCGACACGAAAATGGTAAAGTTATTCTTTATGCTGATGTCATGACCCAATCGATTCAAAAACTCATTTCTGTAACCCAATACCGTAGAAACAAGCAGCTTTTATACAACCAGGAACATGGAATTACCCCAAGAAGTGTAAAGGCTAAAGAGCTTGTCAGTCTGCATGGACTGATTCGGTCAGAAGCCAAAGAACCCCATTTGAAAGAGATCGAGCAGAGTGCGGATTATATGGAAATGATAAAAGAATTGAGTGCAGCAATGGTGGAAGCTTCTGCAAGGCTTGAATTTGAAAAAGCTGCTCTTTATCGGGATCAAATTGAAGAACTGAAAAGGAGGTTGCAAAACGGTAAAGAAGATACGGCTAACTTTCCTGTTGTTCCTTCTTTAAAGAAACAAAAAAAGAAGACTGCAAAAGGATCCCTTAAGAAAACCTAA
- the pyrH gene encoding UMP kinase has translation MEFFDGVRQSPVYKRILLKLSGEVLSGETEHLDLEVARKIAYQIAEIYSLGVDIAIVIGGGNIWRGSMASHSEFLDRSTADYMGMLATIINGLALQGALEHLGIPTRVQTAIEVKNVAEPFIRRRAIRHLEKKRIVIFVAGTGNPFFSTDTAAALRASEIEAQVILKATKVEGVYDSDPKINPQAKRYEQLTYLDAIQNRLTIMDSTAFSLCMDNRIPIIVFDMFKPGNLKAVVCGAPVGTLVSDKGKS, from the coding sequence ATGGAATTTTTTGACGGAGTGAGACAATCGCCGGTTTATAAACGGATTCTTTTAAAATTGAGTGGAGAAGTATTATCTGGAGAGACTGAACATTTAGATCTTGAGGTTGCCCGTAAAATTGCGTATCAAATTGCTGAGATTTATAGTTTAGGTGTTGATATCGCAATTGTTATTGGCGGAGGCAATATTTGGAGGGGCTCGATGGCCTCTCATTCGGAGTTCCTCGATAGATCCACTGCTGACTACATGGGAATGCTTGCGACCATTATTAATGGGCTGGCATTGCAGGGAGCCCTAGAACATTTAGGGATTCCCACACGGGTGCAAACGGCTATCGAAGTGAAAAACGTTGCTGAACCTTTTATTCGAAGAAGAGCGATTAGACATTTGGAAAAGAAAAGGATCGTTATATTTGTAGCGGGCACAGGGAATCCCTTTTTTTCCACGGACACGGCCGCTGCTCTGCGTGCAAGTGAAATAGAAGCGCAAGTTATTCTCAAAGCGACGAAGGTTGAAGGAGTTTATGATAGTGATCCAAAAATCAATCCACAGGCTAAAAGGTACGAACAATTAACTTATCTGGATGCCATACAGAATCGACTGACCATTATGGATTCCACAGCCTTTTCTTTATGCATGGATAATCGTATTCCAATTATAGTTTTCGATATGTTTAAACCTGGAAATCTTAAAGCGGTAGTTTGTGGCGCTCCTGTTGGAACATTGGTCTCAGATAAGGGGAAAAGCTAA
- the frr gene encoding ribosome recycling factor: MSIDDVLLEAEDKMEKSVEKTRMELASLRSGKANPEMISNISVEAYETHMKLKDLAAITAPDVNLLVVQPWDLTLVEAIRKAIEESKLGFNPVVDAKIIRIPIPPLSEERRMELIKVARKISEEGRVGIRAIRRHSLEELKKLGKEAHISEDEVERAEKEIQKLTDLYIEKVDKLLEVKEKDLLKV, translated from the coding sequence ATGAGTATCGACGATGTGCTGTTGGAAGCGGAAGATAAAATGGAAAAATCTGTAGAGAAAACACGGATGGAGCTTGCTTCGTTACGTTCTGGGAAGGCTAATCCTGAAATGATATCGAATATCTCGGTTGAAGCCTATGAGACGCATATGAAACTGAAAGATCTGGCAGCCATTACGGCTCCAGATGTTAATTTGCTAGTCGTTCAGCCTTGGGATTTGACCCTGGTAGAAGCTATACGTAAAGCAATCGAGGAATCGAAGCTTGGCTTTAATCCAGTGGTGGATGCTAAAATAATTAGAATCCCTATTCCACCGCTTTCAGAGGAAAGAAGAATGGAACTTATCAAAGTGGCTAGAAAAATATCTGAGGAAGGCAGAGTTGGAATTAGGGCCATTCGCCGGCATAGTCTGGAGGAATTAAAGAAATTAGGCAAAGAAGCACATATCAGTGAGGATGAAGTAGAACGAGCAGAAAAGGAAATCCAAAAATTAACCGATCTCTATATAGAAAAGGTTGATAAGCTGCTTGAAGTAAAAGAAAAGGATCTTCTGAAGGTATAA
- a CDS encoding DJ-1/PfpI family protein, producing the protein MIVGDYAEDYEVMVPFQFLLGIGHQVFAVCPGKSKGQKVQTAIHDFEGEQTYSEKKGHFFELNADFEKVVPMDYDALVLPGGRAPEYLRLYPKVIECVRHFFDEQKPVAAICHGIQLLTAAKVLSGYRLTAYPAVGPEVELSGASFVPTGFEEAIVDRNLVTAPGWPAHPKWLSLFLSLLGTKVSC; encoded by the coding sequence ATGATTGTTGGAGATTATGCTGAAGATTATGAAGTCATGGTTCCCTTTCAGTTTCTTTTGGGAATAGGCCACCAAGTCTTTGCTGTGTGTCCAGGAAAGAGCAAAGGACAAAAGGTACAAACAGCGATTCATGATTTTGAAGGCGAGCAAACGTATTCTGAAAAAAAGGGGCATTTTTTTGAGCTGAATGCTGATTTTGAAAAAGTTGTACCAATGGACTATGACGCTCTAGTGCTTCCAGGAGGTCGTGCTCCAGAGTATCTCAGACTTTATCCAAAAGTGATCGAATGTGTGCGTCATTTTTTTGACGAGCAAAAACCGGTGGCAGCCATTTGTCATGGCATACAACTTTTAACGGCAGCAAAAGTTCTTTCAGGCTATCGCTTGACAGCTTATCCCGCTGTTGGGCCAGAAGTCGAGCTCAGTGGAGCAAGCTTTGTCCCAACCGGATTTGAAGAAGCCATTGTGGATAGGAATCTGGTCACTGCTCCCGGTTGGCCAGCTCATCCAAAGTGGCTATCCCTGTTTCTGTCACTTTTAGGCACAAAAGTTAGTTGCTAA
- a CDS encoding NAD(P)/FAD-dependent oxidoreductase, translating into MERWFKENQSANLSLRKITPEEALQMVPILKKESVEGGCILESTGKDINQPKLLQGYLEGVIQSGGKIHYKAFVQRIEKQRTEWVVEASEKLFQAPLLINAAGAWADEVACLASIKPLGIVPKRRTVITFDPQPNYSVQNWPMVLEISEEFYFKPYFQEILASPADRTPSIPCDAKPEESDCILAIKRLEQATTIKIDKINRKWAGLRSFVDDELPVIGFDPGERGFFWVAALGGSGIETSPAVGEMAACLATNYKLPEYFSSYNIDPERYSPARIKSKRGI; encoded by the coding sequence TTGGAAAGGTGGTTTAAGGAAAATCAATCTGCCAATCTTTCCTTACGGAAGATCACCCCTGAAGAAGCTCTTCAAATGGTCCCAATATTAAAAAAAGAATCAGTAGAAGGCGGTTGTATCCTTGAGAGCACCGGAAAAGACATTAATCAACCAAAACTCTTGCAAGGATATCTTGAAGGAGTCATCCAAAGCGGTGGGAAAATCCATTATAAGGCTTTTGTCCAAAGGATTGAAAAGCAGCGGACGGAATGGGTAGTAGAGGCTAGTGAAAAACTTTTTCAAGCTCCACTTCTCATTAACGCAGCTGGAGCTTGGGCTGATGAAGTAGCTTGCCTTGCCTCAATCAAACCCTTAGGGATCGTTCCAAAACGAAGAACGGTTATTACTTTTGATCCACAGCCAAATTATTCCGTTCAGAATTGGCCAATGGTTCTTGAAATCAGTGAAGAATTTTATTTCAAGCCTTATTTTCAAGAAATCTTAGCTTCTCCAGCAGATCGAACCCCATCGATTCCTTGCGATGCAAAACCAGAGGAATCAGATTGTATCCTCGCCATCAAACGGCTAGAACAAGCCACTACCATTAAGATCGATAAAATTAACAGAAAATGGGCAGGTCTTCGTTCGTTTGTAGATGATGAGCTCCCTGTCATCGGTTTTGATCCTGGAGAAAGAGGCTTTTTCTGGGTTGCTGCTCTTGGTGGCTCTGGAATTGAAACTTCCCCAGCCGTTGGTGAAATGGCCGCCTGTTTAGCGACAAACTATAAACTGCCAGAGTATTTCTCTTCTTATAACATAGATCCGGAAAGGTATTCCCCCGCCCGGATAAAATCTAAAAGAGGCATTTAA
- a CDS encoding FAD-dependent oxidoreductase, which translates to MERADCLVIGAGIAGASVGFHLAIKGLSVIILEKESSPGYHSTGRSAVFFRGSHGLPAVRLLTQASKQFFESPLHLFFLFHSLLPEMHYSLQERKKRIFWKGGLRKINLPIFPYGRSPLKKLFKWSQY; encoded by the coding sequence ATGGAAAGAGCAGATTGCCTTGTTATCGGTGCTGGTATCGCAGGAGCTTCTGTAGGATTTCATCTGGCGATCAAAGGACTTTCTGTGATTATATTGGAAAAAGAATCTTCTCCTGGATATCATTCGACTGGAAGGTCCGCTGTGTTTTTTAGAGGAAGTCATGGCCTTCCTGCCGTAAGACTTCTCACTCAAGCCAGCAAACAGTTTTTTGAATCCCCCCTGCACCTTTTTTTTCTATTCCACTCGCTACTCCCAGAAATGCATTATTCATTGCAAGAAAGGAAAAAAAGGATTTTTTGGAAAGGTGGTTTAAGGAAAATCAATCTGCCAATCTTTCCTTACGGAAGATCACCCCTGAAGAAGCTCTTCAAATGGTCCCAATATTAA